A window from Streptomyces subrutilus encodes these proteins:
- a CDS encoding GNAT family N-acetyltransferase, with translation MALEIRQADESDRDAVARLLDEAFRSDPVSSWVFPDPEHRAAVHAKFLGVFVDVALAEGRVDYAADGSAAALWLRIPAGEPEGEDEVPARMRAVADPDNERCELVGRITGAVHPTSEEHEYLLMIGVSPGRQGEGLGSELIRPVLERCDREGVPAYLEASSERSRGLYERLGWEFTGEAVRLPDGPTMWPMWRKPRG, from the coding sequence ATGGCGCTGGAGATACGTCAGGCGGACGAGTCGGACCGGGACGCGGTGGCGCGCCTGCTCGACGAGGCATTCCGCAGCGATCCGGTGAGCAGCTGGGTCTTCCCGGACCCGGAGCACCGGGCCGCGGTGCACGCGAAGTTCCTGGGCGTCTTCGTGGACGTGGCCCTGGCCGAAGGGCGCGTCGACTACGCGGCCGACGGCTCGGCGGCCGCGCTGTGGCTGCGGATCCCGGCGGGCGAACCCGAGGGCGAGGACGAGGTCCCGGCCCGGATGCGGGCGGTCGCCGACCCGGACAACGAGCGGTGCGAGCTGGTCGGCCGGATCACGGGCGCGGTCCATCCGACCTCGGAGGAGCACGAGTACCTGCTGATGATCGGCGTGTCCCCGGGCCGCCAGGGCGAGGGGCTCGGCAGCGAGCTGATCCGGCCGGTGCTGGAGCGCTGTGACCGCGAGGGCGTACCGGCGTACCTGGAGGCGAGCAGCGAGCGCAGCAGGGGCCTGTACGAGCGGCTGGGCTGGGAGTTCACCGGCGAGGCGGTGCGGCTTCCCGACGGGCCGACGATGTGGCCGATGTGGCGCAAGCCGCGCGGGTGA
- a CDS encoding family 2 encapsulin nanocompartment cargo protein polyprenyl transferase gives MATTEAITTGEGQEAAALLERTRETVNPELRRTVESLPGSMRRVAMYHFGWEQADGTPAAGNAGKAIRPALVLAAAQALRGQDGGAADEAVRAAVAVELAHNFTLLHDDVIDKDARRRGRATAWTVFGIPDAIITGDAMMALALRLLAQDPHPAAAAASARLSSCVIELCAGQQADCAFEVRPHVSLDECLAMATAKTGALLGCACALGALYAGAGPDEVDAMDAFGREAGLAFQLIDDLIGIWGDPGHTGKPAGADLIARKKSLPVVAALTSGTAAGEELAALYAGPMTGDDVHRAAEAVDRAGGRDWAQAHAADRMGRAVQQLSRAVPDLGAAGGLLALAEFVTRRTR, from the coding sequence GTGGCAACCACCGAGGCCATCACGACCGGCGAGGGCCAAGAGGCCGCCGCCCTGTTGGAACGCACGAGAGAAACGGTCAACCCGGAACTGCGCCGGACGGTCGAGAGCCTGCCCGGTTCGATGCGGCGCGTGGCGATGTACCACTTCGGCTGGGAGCAGGCGGACGGGACACCGGCCGCGGGCAACGCCGGCAAGGCCATCCGGCCGGCCCTGGTGCTCGCCGCCGCCCAGGCCCTGCGGGGCCAGGACGGCGGGGCGGCGGACGAGGCCGTACGGGCCGCGGTCGCCGTGGAGCTGGCGCACAACTTCACGCTGCTGCACGACGACGTCATCGACAAGGACGCCCGACGGCGCGGCCGCGCCACCGCCTGGACCGTCTTCGGGATACCGGACGCGATCATCACGGGCGACGCGATGATGGCGCTCGCCCTGCGGCTCCTCGCGCAGGACCCGCACCCGGCCGCGGCGGCGGCCTCGGCCCGGTTGTCCTCCTGCGTGATCGAGCTGTGCGCGGGACAGCAGGCGGACTGCGCCTTCGAGGTGCGGCCGCACGTCTCGCTCGACGAGTGCCTGGCCATGGCCACGGCCAAGACCGGCGCCCTGCTGGGCTGCGCGTGCGCGCTCGGCGCGCTCTACGCGGGGGCCGGCCCGGACGAGGTCGACGCGATGGACGCGTTCGGGCGGGAGGCCGGCCTGGCCTTCCAGCTGATCGACGACCTGATCGGCATCTGGGGGGACCCGGGGCACACGGGCAAGCCCGCCGGGGCCGACCTGATCGCCCGGAAGAAGTCCCTCCCCGTCGTGGCCGCCCTGACCTCGGGCACCGCGGCCGGGGAGGAGCTGGCGGCCCTGTACGCCGGACCCATGACCGGGGACGACGTGCACCGGGCGGCCGAGGCCGTGGACCGGGCCGGCGGCCGCGACTGGGCGCAGGCCCACGCGGCGGACCGGATGGGCCGCGCGGTGCAGCAGCTGTCGCGGGCGGTCCCGGACCTCGGGGCGGCCGGCGGGTTGCTGGCGCTGGCCGAGTTCGTCACGCGCCGCACGAGGTGA
- a CDS encoding family 2B encapsulin nanocompartment shell protein → MSVQAGSESETQAPQRSLGTSAARNLATTTKSAPQMQEITSRWLLKTLPWVSVQGGTYRVNRRLSFSVGDGRVEFIKTGTQVQVIPAELGELPLLREYEDLDVLGELAQRCQQIDFEAGQELTSFGSPSDRVYLLAHGRIDQIGPGPYGEDAVLRTVADGAYFGEDALSDDEAIWEYTARAATSGTALVLSRQDFQLLADRVESLRAHVDAVRTQPAQRTNKYGEAAIDLSAGHQGEAVLPGTFVDYDAHPREYELSIAQTVLRVHTRVADLYNQPMNQTEQQLRLTVEALRERQEHEMLNNRDFGLLHNAEYDQRIQPHDGAPSPDDLDQLLSMRRGSKFFLAHPKAIAAFGRECNRRGLYPETVDLGGHRVPAWRGVPLLPSNKIPISDARTTSILCMRTGEEEQGVIGLHQPGIPDEIEPSLSVRFMGISEQAIISYLVTAYFSAAVLVPDALGVLENVEIGRWH, encoded by the coding sequence ATGTCGGTCCAGGCAGGTTCCGAATCCGAGACCCAGGCCCCGCAGCGCAGTCTCGGGACATCGGCCGCACGGAACTTGGCAACCACGACCAAGTCCGCGCCGCAGATGCAGGAGATCACCTCGCGGTGGCTCCTGAAGACGCTCCCGTGGGTCTCGGTGCAGGGCGGTACCTACCGCGTCAACCGCCGCCTGAGCTTCTCGGTCGGCGACGGACGCGTCGAGTTCATCAAGACCGGCACCCAGGTCCAGGTCATCCCCGCCGAGCTCGGCGAGCTCCCGCTCCTGCGCGAGTACGAGGACCTCGACGTCCTCGGCGAACTCGCCCAGCGCTGCCAGCAGATCGACTTCGAAGCCGGCCAGGAGCTCACCTCCTTCGGCAGCCCCTCCGACCGGGTGTACCTGCTGGCCCACGGCCGCATCGACCAGATCGGCCCCGGCCCCTACGGCGAGGACGCCGTCCTGCGCACCGTCGCCGACGGCGCCTACTTCGGCGAGGACGCCCTCTCCGACGACGAGGCCATCTGGGAGTACACCGCCCGCGCCGCCACCTCCGGCACCGCGCTCGTCCTGTCCCGGCAGGACTTCCAGCTCCTCGCCGACCGCGTCGAGTCGCTGCGCGCCCACGTGGACGCCGTACGGACCCAGCCCGCCCAGCGCACCAACAAGTACGGCGAGGCCGCGATCGACCTCTCGGCCGGCCACCAGGGCGAGGCCGTGCTCCCGGGCACCTTCGTGGACTACGACGCCCACCCGCGCGAGTACGAACTCTCCATTGCGCAAACGGTCCTGCGCGTCCACACCCGCGTCGCCGACCTCTACAACCAGCCGATGAACCAGACCGAGCAGCAGTTGCGGCTCACGGTCGAGGCGCTGCGCGAGCGCCAGGAGCACGAGATGCTCAACAACCGTGACTTCGGCCTCCTCCACAACGCCGAATACGACCAGCGCATCCAGCCCCACGACGGCGCGCCCAGCCCCGACGACCTGGACCAGCTGCTCAGCATGCGGCGCGGCTCCAAGTTCTTCCTCGCCCACCCCAAGGCCATCGCCGCCTTCGGACGCGAGTGCAACCGGCGCGGCCTGTACCCCGAGACGGTCGACCTCGGCGGCCACCGGGTGCCCGCCTGGCGCGGGGTGCCGCTGCTCCCGAGCAACAAGATCCCGATCAGCGACGCCCGCACCACCTCCATCCTGTGCATGCGCACGGGCGAGGAGGAGCAGGGCGTGATCGGCCTGCACCAGCCCGGCATCCCCGACGAGATCGAGCCGAGCCTGTCGGTCCGCTTCATGGGGATCAGCGAGCAGGCCATCATCTCGTACCTGGTCACCGCGTACTTCTCCGCGGCGGTCCTGGTGCCGGACGCGCTCGGTGTCCTGGAGAACGTCGAGATCGGCCGCTGGCACTGA
- a CDS encoding RrF2 family transcriptional regulator → MRLTRFTDLALRVLMRLAVEDADLPTTRDVAATMEVPYTHTAKVVARLQHLGLVEARRGRGGGLALTGAGRSASVGGLVRELEGAGDVVDCEGAAPCPLRAACLLRGALRGAQEAFFASLDPLTVNDLVAAPTGPILLGLSAGPPSGAARA, encoded by the coding sequence ATGAGGCTGACCCGGTTCACCGATCTGGCGCTGCGCGTCCTGATGCGCCTCGCCGTCGAGGACGCGGACCTTCCGACCACCCGCGACGTGGCCGCGACCATGGAGGTCCCCTACACCCACACCGCCAAGGTGGTCGCCAGACTGCAGCACCTCGGCCTGGTCGAGGCCCGGCGCGGCCGCGGGGGCGGGCTGGCCCTGACCGGCGCCGGCCGCTCGGCCTCCGTCGGCGGGCTGGTGCGCGAACTGGAGGGCGCGGGCGACGTCGTGGACTGCGAGGGCGCCGCACCCTGCCCGCTGCGCGCCGCGTGCCTGCTGCGCGGCGCGCTGCGCGGGGCCCAGGAGGCGTTCTTCGCCTCACTGGACCCGCTGACCGTGAACGACCTGGTGGCGGCGCCGACCGGGCCGATCCTCCTGGGCCTCTCGGCCGGCCCGCCGTCCGGAGCCGCCCGCGCCTGA
- a CDS encoding globin domain-containing protein produces MLSEQSTATVRATLPAVGAAIGDITELFYAKLFAAHPELLRDLFNRGNQNAGLQKRALAGSIAAFATHLVAHPDQRPDVMLRRIAHKHASLGVTRDQYRVVHRHLFEAIAEVLGEAVTPEVAAAWDEVYWLMANALVAIEERLYAGRRVAAGDVWREWTVTGRTEETADCTTFRIAPADGSPAPAHLPGQYVSVQVELPDGARQIRQYSLSTAPGSPVRAITVKRVHGPAGAGPDGEVSHHLHARVAVGDTLRVSLPHGDLVLRDSAAPVLLASAGIGCTPMLSMLEHLADTGHGAPVTVLHADRSPADHPLRADHRALTHKLADATARFWYEESAGPGDGAGRLDLADVPVAPGTEAYLCGPLPFMRSVREQLLAKGVAAADIHYEVFGPDLWLASA; encoded by the coding sequence ATGCTTTCCGAGCAGTCGACCGCGACCGTCCGAGCCACCCTCCCCGCCGTGGGCGCGGCGATCGGCGACATCACGGAGCTGTTCTACGCGAAGCTGTTCGCGGCCCACCCGGAGCTGCTGCGCGACCTGTTCAACCGGGGCAACCAGAACGCCGGCCTCCAGAAGCGGGCGCTCGCCGGCTCCATCGCCGCCTTCGCCACGCACCTGGTCGCCCACCCGGACCAGCGCCCCGACGTGATGCTGCGGCGCATCGCGCACAAGCACGCCTCCCTCGGGGTGACCCGCGACCAGTACCGGGTCGTCCACCGCCACCTCTTCGAGGCCATCGCCGAGGTTCTCGGCGAGGCCGTCACCCCCGAGGTCGCCGCCGCCTGGGACGAGGTCTACTGGCTGATGGCGAACGCGCTCGTCGCCATCGAGGAGCGGCTGTACGCCGGGCGGCGGGTCGCCGCGGGCGACGTCTGGCGGGAGTGGACGGTCACCGGCCGGACCGAGGAGACCGCGGACTGCACCACCTTCCGCATCGCCCCCGCCGACGGCTCCCCGGCCCCCGCCCACCTGCCCGGCCAGTACGTCTCCGTCCAGGTCGAACTCCCCGACGGCGCCCGCCAGATCCGCCAGTACAGCCTCTCCACCGCCCCCGGCTCCCCGGTCCGCGCGATCACCGTCAAGCGGGTCCACGGGCCGGCCGGCGCGGGCCCGGACGGCGAGGTCTCCCACCACCTGCACGCCCGCGTCGCCGTCGGCGACACCCTGCGGGTCTCCCTCCCCCACGGCGACCTGGTCCTGCGGGACTCCGCCGCCCCGGTCCTGCTCGCGTCCGCGGGCATCGGCTGCACCCCGATGCTGTCGATGCTGGAACACCTCGCCGACACCGGGCACGGCGCCCCGGTCACCGTCCTGCACGCCGACCGCTCGCCGGCCGACCACCCGCTGCGGGCCGACCACCGCGCGCTGACCCACAAGCTCGCCGACGCCACGGCGCGGTTCTGGTACGAGGAGTCGGCCGGGCCCGGCGACGGCGCGGGCCGCCTCGACCTCGCGGACGTCCCGGTCGCCCCCGGCACCGAGGCCTACCTCTGCGGACCGCTGCCCTTCATGCGGTCGGTGCGCGAGCAGCTCCTCGCCAAGGGCGTGGCGGCCGCCGACATCCACTACGAGGTCTTCGGACCCGACCTGTGGCTGGCCTCCGCGTGA
- a CDS encoding peptidoglycan recognition protein family protein translates to MAAPMSADQFVHALRNEGLTVVEVGAWRTHNRNQKGPWGPVHGVMIHHTVTSGTAFTVQLCRDGRSDLPGPLCHGVIAKDGHVHLVGYGRANHAGAGDSDVLAAVIAEKRLPPDNEADTDGNRAFYGFECENLGDGEDPWPPAQLDAIARAAAAICRFHGWTARSVIGHLEWQPGKIDPRGFTMDSMRARVTERLK, encoded by the coding sequence ATGGCCGCACCCATGTCCGCGGACCAGTTCGTCCACGCCTTGCGGAACGAGGGCCTGACCGTCGTCGAGGTCGGCGCCTGGCGCACCCACAACCGCAACCAGAAGGGCCCCTGGGGGCCCGTGCACGGGGTGATGATCCACCACACCGTCACCAGCGGCACCGCGTTCACCGTCCAGCTCTGCCGCGACGGCCGCTCCGACCTCCCGGGCCCGCTCTGCCACGGGGTCATCGCCAAGGACGGCCACGTCCACCTGGTCGGCTACGGCCGCGCCAACCACGCCGGCGCGGGCGACTCCGACGTCCTGGCGGCGGTCATCGCCGAGAAGCGCCTCCCGCCGGACAACGAGGCCGACACCGACGGCAACCGCGCCTTCTACGGCTTCGAGTGCGAGAACCTCGGCGACGGCGAGGACCCCTGGCCGCCGGCCCAGCTCGACGCCATCGCCCGCGCGGCGGCGGCCATCTGCCGCTTCCACGGCTGGACGGCCCGCTCGGTGATCGGCCACCTGGAATGGCAGCCGGGCAAGATCGACCCCCGGGGCTTCACGATGGACTCCATGCGGGCCCGCGTCACGGAGAGACTCAAGTAG
- a CDS encoding 1-aminocyclopropane-1-carboxylate deaminase/D-cysteine desulfhydrase has protein sequence MNPPGHLGVLLQPRPPSPLREVRDERFERCGVRLLLKRDDLIHTTLPWDADALGPVDLHPSGNKWRKLAPNLRAALAGGHDTVATFGGAYSNHLRATAAAGRLLGLRTVGIVRGEELAGRPLNASLARCAADGMRLHFVPRSDYRAKADPQVRDRLLAEAGAPGAYAVPEGGSNPLALAGCAELGRELRGLTDVAAVACGTGGTLAGLAAGLDPEQRALGVPVLAGGFLDAEIRSLQERAFGGPAGSWTLAEGYHHGGYARVPAALEAFAADFEARHGVPVERIYVAKLLWALADLAAAGAFPRGTALTAVVTGRP, from the coding sequence GTGAATCCTCCCGGGCACCTCGGCGTGCTCCTGCAGCCGCGCCCGCCGTCCCCGCTGCGGGAGGTCCGCGACGAGCGGTTCGAGCGGTGCGGGGTCCGGCTGCTGCTGAAGCGGGACGACCTGATCCACACCACCCTGCCGTGGGACGCGGACGCCCTGGGCCCCGTGGACCTGCACCCCTCCGGGAACAAGTGGCGCAAGCTCGCCCCGAACCTCCGGGCCGCCCTCGCCGGCGGCCACGACACCGTGGCCACCTTCGGCGGGGCCTACTCCAACCACCTGCGGGCCACGGCCGCCGCCGGGCGGCTGCTCGGACTGCGGACCGTCGGGATCGTCCGCGGCGAGGAGCTGGCCGGCCGGCCGCTCAACGCCTCCCTCGCCCGCTGCGCCGCGGACGGCATGCGGCTGCACTTCGTCCCCCGCTCCGACTACCGCGCCAAGGCCGACCCGCAGGTGCGCGACCGGCTGCTCGCCGAGGCCGGCGCCCCGGGCGCGTACGCCGTCCCCGAGGGCGGCAGCAACCCGCTCGCGCTCGCCGGCTGCGCCGAACTGGGCCGGGAGCTGCGCGGACTCACCGACGTGGCCGCGGTGGCCTGCGGCACCGGCGGCACCCTGGCCGGCCTCGCCGCCGGACTGGACCCGGAGCAGCGGGCCCTGGGCGTACCGGTGCTGGCGGGCGGCTTCCTGGACGCGGAGATACGTTCCCTCCAGGAACGGGCCTTCGGCGGCCCGGCCGGGTCGTGGACCCTGGCCGAGGGCTACCACCACGGCGGCTACGCCCGCGTACCGGCCGCCCTGGAGGCGTTCGCGGCCGACTTCGAGGCCCGCCACGGCGTCCCGGTCGAGCGGATCTACGTGGCCAAGCTGCTGTGGGCCCTGGCCGACCTCGCCGCCGCCGGCGCCTTCCCCCGCGGCACCGCCCTCACGGCGGTCGTCACCGGCCGCCCGTGA
- a CDS encoding Na+/H+ antiporter yields the protein MEVLPLVALVAGSAVVAGLARRTPVPAPLLLVAVGLVAAYVPGVPPYALDPHIVLPLLLPPLLHTAAVDSSYLDLRANARPIALLSVGYVLFATIAVGYVTYLLVPGLSLPVALVLGAVIAPPDAVAATAIARKLGLPHRITTILQGESLVNDATAITAYKVALAAAVGVSAGWAGGIAEFLLASVGGVGVGLLLMVPIHQLRTRLKEPLLQNTLSLLIPFVAYAAAERVHASGVLAVVVVALYLGHRNWQVDFATRLQEEAVWKVVAFVLESVVFALIGLQLPVVLRGLAEYSGPEAAWYALAVFLVVVAARFLWVFPATFLPRLLSRRVREREPDTTWKAPVIVGWAGMRGVVSLAIAFSVPMSVPHRNLILFLTFTTVIGTLVVQGLTLPPLIRLLRLPARDAHADTLAEAQAQSEASRAAEERLGELLEEPANSALPPPLADRLRTVLERRRNAVWERLGEVDAVTGESADDVYRRLAREMIEAEREVFVALRDQRRIDDEMLRALLRRLDLEEAAAYREET from the coding sequence ATGGAGGTATTGCCGCTGGTGGCACTGGTGGCCGGCAGTGCGGTCGTGGCGGGGCTGGCGCGCCGCACGCCGGTGCCGGCGCCCCTGCTGCTGGTCGCGGTGGGGCTGGTGGCCGCGTACGTCCCGGGCGTGCCGCCGTACGCCCTCGACCCGCACATCGTGCTGCCGCTGCTGCTCCCGCCCCTGCTGCACACGGCCGCCGTCGACAGCTCGTACCTGGACCTGAGGGCGAACGCCCGCCCCATCGCGCTGCTGTCGGTGGGGTACGTGCTCTTCGCGACGATCGCCGTCGGGTACGTGACCTACCTGCTGGTGCCCGGCCTGTCGCTGCCGGTGGCGCTGGTGCTGGGCGCGGTGATCGCACCGCCGGACGCGGTCGCCGCCACCGCCATCGCCCGCAAGCTGGGCCTGCCGCACCGGATCACGACCATCCTCCAGGGCGAATCCCTGGTCAACGACGCCACCGCCATCACCGCCTACAAGGTGGCCCTGGCGGCGGCGGTCGGGGTGAGCGCCGGCTGGGCGGGCGGCATCGCCGAGTTCCTGCTGGCCTCGGTCGGCGGCGTCGGGGTGGGCCTGCTGCTGATGGTCCCGATCCACCAGCTGCGGACGCGGCTGAAGGAGCCGCTGCTCCAGAACACGCTGTCGCTGCTGATCCCCTTCGTGGCGTACGCGGCCGCCGAGCGGGTGCACGCCTCCGGGGTGCTCGCGGTCGTGGTGGTGGCCCTGTACCTCGGGCACCGCAACTGGCAGGTCGACTTCGCCACCCGGCTCCAGGAGGAGGCGGTCTGGAAGGTCGTCGCCTTCGTCCTCGAATCGGTGGTGTTCGCGCTGATCGGGCTCCAGCTGCCGGTGGTCCTCAGGGGGCTGGCCGAGTACTCGGGCCCGGAGGCCGCCTGGTACGCGCTCGCGGTGTTCCTCGTGGTCGTGGCCGCCCGCTTCCTGTGGGTCTTCCCCGCGACGTTCCTGCCGAGGCTGCTGTCGCGGCGGGTCCGCGAGCGGGAACCCGACACCACCTGGAAGGCGCCGGTGATCGTGGGCTGGGCGGGGATGCGCGGGGTGGTCTCGCTGGCCATCGCCTTCTCCGTGCCGATGAGCGTCCCGCACCGCAACCTGATCCTCTTCCTGACCTTCACCACCGTCATCGGGACGCTGGTGGTGCAGGGGCTGACCCTGCCGCCGCTGATCCGGCTGCTGCGGCTGCCGGCCCGGGACGCGCACGCCGACACGCTGGCGGAGGCCCAGGCGCAGAGCGAGGCCTCGCGGGCGGCGGAGGAGCGGCTGGGGGAACTGCTGGAGGAGCCGGCCAACAGCGCCCTGCCGCCGCCGCTGGCCGACCGGCTGCGCACGGTGCTGGAGCGGCGCCGCAACGCGGTGTGGGAGCGGCTGGGCGAGGTCGACGCGGTCACCGGGGAGTCGGCGGACGACGTGTACCGGCGGCTGGCCCGGGAGATGATCGAGGCCGAGCGCGAGGTGTTCGTGGCCCTGCGCGACCAGCGCCGGATCGACGACGAGATGCTGCGGGCGCTGCTGCGCCGACTGGACCTGGAGGAGGCGGCCGCGTACCGGGAGGAGACCTGA
- a CDS encoding UBP-type zinc finger domain-containing protein — translation MSECTHVAELPRPEPVPSDRTCPECLALGSHPVQLRMCLECGRVACCDSSPYRHATAHFEQTGHPVMRSFEPGETWRWCFVDGSIV, via the coding sequence ATGAGCGAGTGCACCCACGTTGCCGAACTGCCGCGCCCCGAGCCGGTCCCGTCTGACCGGACCTGTCCCGAATGTCTGGCGCTGGGCAGCCATCCCGTGCAATTGCGGATGTGCCTGGAGTGCGGACGCGTGGCCTGCTGCGATTCGTCCCCCTACCGGCACGCCACGGCACACTTCGAACAGACCGGCCATCCGGTGATGCGCAGCTTCGAACCGGGCGAGACCTGGCGGTGGTGTTTTGTCGACGGTTCGATCGTCTGA
- a CDS encoding anti-sigma regulatory factor, producing the protein MSQIAGEPGTQDFVEVRLPAAGAYLSVLRTATAGLAARLDFTLDEIEDLRIAVDEACAILLQQAVPGSVLSCVFRLIDDSLEVTVSAPTTDGRAPERDTFAWTVLSALAGKVEATVEENRTVSISLYKQRGAGPGPA; encoded by the coding sequence GTGTCCCAGATCGCAGGCGAGCCCGGGACCCAGGACTTCGTGGAAGTCCGGCTGCCCGCTGCGGGTGCCTACCTGTCGGTGCTCCGAACGGCCACGGCCGGCCTCGCGGCACGGTTGGACTTCACCCTCGACGAGATCGAGGACCTCCGCATCGCGGTGGACGAAGCCTGCGCGATCCTGCTCCAGCAGGCCGTGCCAGGCTCCGTCCTCAGCTGCGTCTTCCGGCTGATCGACGATTCGCTGGAAGTGACCGTCTCGGCGCCCACCACCGACGGGCGCGCACCGGAGCGCGACACGTTCGCGTGGACGGTCCTGTCGGCGCTGGCCGGCAAGGTCGAGGCCACGGTCGAGGAGAACCGGACGGTGAGCATCAGCCTCTACAAACAGCGCGGCGCGGGACCAGGGCCGGCGTGA
- a CDS encoding RNA polymerase sigma factor SigF, which yields MRGGDRPRVRHAVDGSIPEQQHARPHPADSDADDGFSDSAERRAGPMSDNQHEEPQPSRPPEAAATAPVVPAPVFPVTPALPDPRDRSGARALFIELRALPDGSAEKAELRNRLVRMHLPLVEHLARRFRNRGEPLDDLTQVATIGLIKSVDRFDPDRGVEFSTYATPTVVGEIKRHFRDKGWAVRVPRRLQELRLSLTTATAELSQQHGRSPTVHELAERLGISEEEVLEGLESANAYSTLSLDVPDTDDESPAVADTLGSEDEALEGVEYRESLKPLLEGLPPREKRILLLRFFGNMTQSQIAQEVGISQMHVSRLLARTLAQLREKLLVEE from the coding sequence GTGCGGGGCGGGGATCGCCCCCGGGTGCGGCACGCGGTCGACGGCAGCATCCCGGAGCAGCAGCACGCCCGGCCGCACCCGGCCGACTCGGATGCGGACGACGGCTTTTCGGACTCGGCGGAGCGACGGGCGGGCCCTATGAGCGACAACCAGCACGAAGAACCACAGCCATCCCGGCCACCGGAGGCCGCTGCCACGGCCCCGGTGGTGCCGGCGCCGGTGTTCCCGGTGACCCCGGCCCTCCCGGACCCGCGCGACCGCAGCGGCGCGCGGGCCCTGTTCATCGAGCTGCGGGCGCTGCCGGACGGTTCGGCGGAGAAGGCCGAACTGCGCAACCGGCTGGTGCGGATGCACCTGCCGCTGGTCGAGCACCTGGCGCGGCGCTTCCGCAACCGCGGTGAGCCGCTGGACGACCTGACGCAGGTGGCCACCATCGGCCTGATCAAGTCCGTGGACCGGTTCGACCCGGACCGCGGGGTGGAGTTCTCCACGTACGCGACGCCCACCGTGGTCGGCGAGATCAAGCGCCACTTCCGCGACAAGGGCTGGGCGGTACGGGTGCCGCGGCGCCTGCAGGAGCTGCGGCTCTCGCTGACCACGGCCACCGCGGAACTCTCCCAGCAGCACGGCCGCTCCCCCACGGTGCACGAACTGGCCGAACGGCTGGGGATCTCCGAGGAGGAGGTGCTGGAGGGCCTGGAGTCCGCCAACGCCTACAGCACGCTGTCCCTGGACGTCCCGGACACCGACGACGAGTCGCCGGCGGTCGCGGACACCCTCGGCTCGGAGGACGAGGCGCTGGAGGGCGTCGAGTACCGCGAGTCCCTCAAGCCGCTGCTGGAGGGGCTGCCGCCGCGGGAGAAGCGCATCCTGCTGCTGCGGTTCTTCGGGAACATGACGCAGTCGCAGATCGCCCAGGAGGTCGGCATCTCCCAGATGCACGTCTCCCGGCTGCTGGCCCGCACCCTGGCCCAGCTGCGCGAGAAGCTCCTCGTCGAGGAGTGA
- a CDS encoding diacylglycerol/lipid kinase family protein has translation MRALLVANPAATTTSARTRDVLTHALASEMKLEAVTTEYRGHARDLGRRAAHDGLDLVVALGGDGTVNEVVNGLLHDGPDPERLPRLAVVPGGSTNVFARALGLPNDAVEATGALLDALREQRERTVGLGLAAGTPGTEDESVPARWFTFCAGFGFDAGVVGRVEQQRERGKRSTHALYVRQLLRQFFEEPHRRHGTVTLERPGADPVTDLVLSIVCNTSPWTYLGNRPLYASPEASFDTALDVLALNRLSTPAVARYATQLLTSTPERGPHGKHAVSLHDLTDFTLHSKVPLPFQMDGDHLGLRTSVQFTGVRRALRVIV, from the coding sequence ATGCGTGCACTTCTCGTGGCCAACCCAGCAGCGACGACCACCAGTGCGCGCACGCGCGACGTCCTGACCCATGCCCTGGCCAGCGAGATGAAGCTGGAGGCGGTCACCACGGAGTACCGGGGGCACGCCCGGGACCTGGGGCGCCGGGCCGCGCACGACGGGCTCGACCTGGTCGTGGCCCTCGGCGGCGACGGCACGGTCAACGAGGTGGTCAACGGGCTCCTGCACGACGGGCCCGATCCGGAGCGGCTGCCCCGGCTGGCGGTGGTCCCCGGCGGTTCCACCAACGTCTTCGCGCGGGCGCTGGGCCTGCCCAACGACGCGGTCGAGGCGACCGGCGCCCTGCTGGACGCCCTGCGCGAGCAGCGCGAGCGGACGGTGGGGCTGGGCCTGGCCGCCGGCACCCCGGGCACCGAGGACGAGTCGGTGCCGGCGCGCTGGTTCACGTTCTGCGCGGGCTTCGGCTTCGACGCGGGTGTGGTGGGACGGGTCGAGCAGCAGCGGGAACGCGGCAAGCGTTCGACGCACGCCCTGTACGTGCGCCAGCTTCTTCGGCAGTTCTTCGAAGAACCGCACCGCCGGCACGGTACGGTCACGCTGGAGCGTCCGGGCGCGGATCCGGTGACGGATCTGGTGCTGTCGATAGTGTGCAACACCTCACCGTGGACGTATCTGGGGAATCGCCCGCTTTACGCCTCCCCGGAGGCCTCGTTCGACACCGCGCTTGACGTACTGGCGCTCAACCGTTTGTCAACTCCGGCGGTGGCCCGGTACGCGACACAGCTCCTGACCTCGACTCCTGAGCGGGGTCCGCACGGCAAGCACGCGGTGTCTCTGCACGATCTGACCGACTTCACCTTGCATTCCAAGGTCCCCCTTCCGTTCCAGATGGACGGCGACCATCTCGGACTGCGCACCAGCGTTCAGTTCACAGGCGTACGCCGTGCACTGCGTGTGATTGTGTGA